A window of Chanodichthys erythropterus isolate Z2021 chromosome 16, ASM2448905v1, whole genome shotgun sequence genomic DNA:
AGGGGCGGATTCAAGATAAATTGgcgttttttttaacactttaagtgtaaaaataaaatcacataaTTTAACACCCTGTAACTACACTGAAAAGCAGAAATCATTAGCACTGTAGGTTGTTAATTCAACTGTTTtggaattaataatatttaacactgCAATTTTTACACTGCTGATTTTACTGTGTACCCTAaaactatagtaagtacatgcagTTACATAGTATTACTCAGTACTtgaatgtataattacactgtaacaaggagaccttaaaataaagtgtaaactatgTAATTATTGCTTTTACAACTCATTTTCATAGATTAAAACTGAACATCATTGGATCTGAGACAAGAGTAAAACAAAAGAGTACAAAATGCACATGTATTCAGTCATAAATGTAATCTGGAAGGAAATATGTCTAAATCCAACTTCATCTGTTGTTTTGCAACTGTATGGCAACAGATGTTTGACATCTAATATAATTTTCATGTGAGTTAGTTCTTGGAAGGTCTCTTGCCAGTGTTGTAGTTTACTTAGATACAGCCACCAATGTAAAGAGTGAGGTAAAGACTTGACAAACAGAGATGCTCTCTGTTCCCATGACAATCAGTGATGACTCTAGACTGTGGTCTTATCCAGGGCATGACCTCAAAGTTTACTATTACTCCGAGCACCACTCATTTGGCCAAGAGAAATGAGGATTGCTATGAGATGTCTGTAGCCAAACTAACTAAATGAGTAACAAAGAGTGGACTTTATTCACTAATGAGTGAAGACAGTCTGCTTCACAAACACTGACCTAGAAAATTTTCCAAAAACTGGAGGATAGAGAGTAACTGAGAGATACACTGGACTTTTTTCTGTCAGTTTGTCACTGggttaaaaggatagttcacccaaatatgaaaattttatgtttatctacttacccccagggcatccaagatgtaggtgactttgtttcttcagtagaacacaaatgatgatttttaactccaaccattgaaaaaacatgcacagacaaatccaaattaaaccaaatcaatgtgtcgtcatgagctgcagggtttcatttagatttgtctgtgcatgttttttttttttattctcataGATGATGTTACCGTTTcaatgcattatatgactgacagaccgcaacggttagttaaaaaaatcatcattcgttttctactgaagaaacaaagtcacctacatcttggatgccctgggggtaagcagataaacatcaaatttgtatttttggtcgaactatccctttaactaattAAAGCTTTTCACTGGAATTTCAATTGCACAACAGGAAAGATGTTCACTAGAAAAATAAAACTGTTCTTTTTTCACTATGTATAAAAAGGCTCATCTGGGAGGTTCAGAATCCACTTGACAActgtttttttcaagtaaccTAAAAATGGTtctattcaaaaacattatttaatctGAGCCTGACAACATTGTTACACCAATAAAAGCTATTTCAGCAAATTcagataatgcaaaaaaaaaaaaaaaaaacaaacaaacaaacaaaaacatcctTCTGCTAaacttttaaaacaaattttacAATGTAGCTCAGGACAGCATCAGTTCACCAAGTTGTCTTCACGTCAGAGTGAAGGTGGGGGTGATATTTGCATAAACATCCACTTATTGTACGTGGATGACTTGCAACCAAACTATGCGCATTGCACAAGAAAATGACTGGATGATAGAAAGTGAAAGCCTGACATAACAAAAACTGGTAactctttacaataaggtctcatttgttaacattagttaatgtattaactaaaatGACAATGGGCAAAccatatttattaatctttgttaatgttagttactaaaaatccagctgttcattgtttgtttatgttagttcacagtccattaactaatgttaacaactACAACATCTGACTCCCATAATGTATAAGTAAATGTTATTAATAAATTTTGTAAttaattcttagttcatgtttactaaagtagttaactaatggaccttattgtaaagtgttacccataaaCTTTAGCTTAATCATCACTTTCTTgcgaaaattaaataaaatctcttcATACCTCTTTCAGTTCCTTCTCAATCTGCACTGCTCGCTGAACTATTGGTCCACGGACCGCGTAGTCAACCTTCTTCACGTTGGCGTTCATGGTGTCAACGGTGAGCACTTTCCCCCGATGGGGTAACGCGCCGTTTTCGGACATCTTCTGCTGTAGATGTTCGCTTTGGGCCGCCGGGAAAGCAGAAAGACCCCTATGGGGAGAAGAAAGAGAAGGCAGCGGAGGAAAGTTCAGGACCCAGTTTGAAACCCTGGGGTACACCGTCGCGTAAGCCTCACATCTTCCAAATTTCAAAACCCTCACGCTTCtattagaaaacatttttaacagttaaaGCACTCAAAGAGGTATAACTTAAATTTGGTTTCTTAAACTTTGGTTTTCCGCGCAGGTTTCGCTGTTATGCGCGTAGCAAAACCTTCAAATATCAACACGTGAAGACCTTTGGACTGAGCATCAGATAGTTCAAGATTTCATAAGAAGCACAAGCACTTCTGGCCCCCACTAAATCCCCACGCCTCTTTTTTTTATCTACGGGGCTCACAAACAGTACATTCAGTGTTCCCAGTAACTTTTCATGACTGCCACCTCTTTTTAAATGGGGTGTTTTATATCCAGTACCTCCTCCTCCAGACTGTATTACGCACCAGAAGTGTAGAAAGGGAAGTTTCTTCGGTTACCGAGACGACAGACCGCAACGATGGACCCGTGTGAAGAGTCTGATGCGGCTCCAAACTTTGACCAGTGTAAAACTTCCCTACACAGTGAGTGAACCTCCTCCCATTGATCCAATAACCGAATAAAACACGTCAGCTCCTCCCATGTTGACTAGGCTCTGTGCGGTTCTTGCAGGAGAGATTAACAAGCAGTGTGATCACATTACATGATTGTGTGTTCTTTGCCAGAATAGTTCCGCAAAGTTACTGGCAAACTTAAGGAAACAGAAGAGTCTAGTCAGCTGTCATGTGATCAGAGGCCATTCTGTTGCAGACAGCATCATTATTCAATCACTTTGCATTTATTAGAATATGGGAGAGGGGTGTGGTTGTTAAAGAGGGGAATATTATGGGCTGTTTCTCTGTAACTATGAGGTTTAAAAGTCCAGTtgcattaaatgtatataagtATAATCAAATTTGCAGAGGCATTCTAGTAGTATCTCGATTAAAAATATGAAGTTGAAACtggttaaattattttgatgagtTAATGAAAAACATGCAATATATGTTGTCATAttatgcttatatatatatatatatatatatatatatatatatatatatatatatatatatatatatatatatatacacatcgcGGGGTGAGTAGGACCTGGGTGAGaggtcattgatgaataaagtgtttaaaagaaaacacctaatggagatataattaattttgaagttttatcaAGTGttaatgagattatgtggtttttataatcaattaaaggtgcaatatgtaatattttctgtctgctagaggtcgctagaggcctattcaaagcAAAGGCGCAGCTTGATGACGCCGGcactgcttccgcttttccggtcatgagtatgaggtaacacagctctgtttatcatattagatacatttgagtgtgttgaaaattatgttataacattactctgaGTTCGCtctgtggctgctgtgagacacttttGCACaatgcagtaagctagatccaTATtagaatataatattaataaatgctggatggcttgtgttgataaatggcatgcaattaattttaaagcgtattgtatgatggatcaaatgctgtattactgttactaaaaataaagctgcatctggttatgctatgttagctacttcacataatagtgtttttctctgaggcatgaaGCTTGGTActtgcaaaaaaatcaagaaaattagatttaaacaataagactaaacgtgtagagctatataacaataattcgttttctgtcaatatcaaaacagttgttcccttgcctatgaaaacatgtaaatattaaagcatctttggtgtttccatgatttctacaaaataaaatcagaaaccgagggtaacgcgggtatgatgccattgacaggcgactcctcacacgtcccggagtcttggttaaaattgcaattttctcatgattacAAATAgatgcaaacatttgggatattgtaagtactcaagtgaacaaaatatataacatttgtCACCAAAacagtcattcggtttaaccaaaatttcagttttaccgaatgacattTTTGGTTAGACCatatgacgatattttcaaacaatgcaaacaggctgatatctagctagctagatagTTAGATTGCTAGCTAGCTATCAAAAgcacaatcaaacattttatatttagtacaagtttttaaaatattacattttccatgttttatagcggttgtaccggaTGACCTAATGTTTTGGGACGTGTATGAGCaagagaaaacatgaatttttcaaatagttaagagagatttagttactttgcttcacgaccatgtggtcctttgcaggtgtctgaataatgtcacatcctgtcacatgatattgaacgcaaaatggtccctttatattggttactccgaatgacatcaatgaaataaatttttctGTACATTCTTTCTCTTAACAAAGCAACAACTTCTACACATAACTGGAATAGATTCAGACAAGGGTCAACCATATCATTCCCAGAGTTCAATAATTAATCAAAGGAACACACACAACTCATACTGCAGTCATAATAGCATGACTGTGACAGGCAAATAATGTCACAAAGTTGCATCTCGGTTTAAGGGTAGAAACATGTGACCAACCACATTCAGCATATTCCTCATATTTGTCAATTTCTCATTATTCCATTGCGAACTGCCCATATGAGGTCATCTATAGAAATTGTGCATATGTGGCACATATTTTATGCACAGTTGTCAAAGATTCATTCATGTGGACTCAGTGATAAATGCAGCCACACAATACAGATAGTACTTTATCAGCAATTTTCTAATTCCTCTTTGATGTCAATTTGGGTTAAGCCACACAATGTGTTGAGACAGTATTAATCAAGTTGGCTTGACATTATTTCAAACAGGATACATTGGTAAACAGTAGCACAGCCCTCAGTGTGTCCGTGTCTTaattgtatgtgtatgtatgtactTGTAGAGACCACAGTGACATTATCCTGCACTAGTTAGAGAtaagatttttgggtgaactatttacTTAAATGCAATTTATAACATGTAACTACCCTTAATATGCAGTAAGGACCATTAAACAGGCATTTAGGGTGCTATAAAAGctatatattttaagttaagCACATAAGTGCCTTCTGCTTGTATTCTGAGATATGTTTGATCTAATACTCAAACTAGTTTTTCAGTGAGACAAGGGATAGGCGGTTGACAGTACAGTCTAAGGGgccccatagacttccattgtaagCGCATTTCTATCAACACATTGTCTTTGCAAACTGAGGCATGTCACTGAGGCATGTCACAGATCTCAACTGGTATTTAACCTGGATTATTCCTTTTAAGCAAAGATAATGAGGCTGGGTGTGGCTGAATATCGATATAAAACATGCCTTGAGTTTTTAGTCATTTATAGAGCTTATTGACTGTACTGCAACAATATTCAAGCTTTGTGAAGATCAGACTGCTTTGACCTTTGACTGCAGAAGTGACTGTTCTCCACCAACTAGATAAAAGTTACATTTGTTAATGGTAAATTATATATGAACAAAATAACAATGACTAGGCTATAGCACTAAAATGAGCACTAAATATAATATAGCActaaaactttattttgtcattatcTATTTTTTAGCTTCTGAATTGTTGGGTGTAATGCTGGTTAACTTTTGTGCAGGCTGTACATtgctatttatattttaaatgagatAAACATACTATTAATTGCCTAAAATATCCATGCAGTGACACTCACACCCAAAATACCATCTTTATTTAGCCTGCTTATGCACTGTGTGTTTAAATAAgtacttattttttatgttgTCTACTcttgttataaaaacaaatatacagAACTGTTTTTGAACATAATAAGACTGGCCAACAGGGGGAGTGGTTACACAGAATTCTACTGACTTGTACAAAATagggggggaaaaaacattCACAAATCTGACTGTGGATCAGAAATAGTAACATTAGATTTATTGCTAGAACGCAGAATGTTTTTATTTCCTTGTTGTTGTTAAAACATACAGCAAAAATCTTAAGATGCATTTCAAacaatttgtttttattcacaccACTAAATATTAACACCACTAATAAGCTAATTTATTCACCAGTGTCATTAAGTGAACATTAACATACACAGCTTTCAAAAATGATGTTGGTCCTCAATACCAAACTCACTTTTACATTCATGTTCAGTAAAAATAACAAATCAAAGGTAGAATTTGGTAACACAGTGTGAATGCTACACATAAACAGTCATACAGTAGAGTCAGTAAGTACagaatctcatttgtttaaatccTGTCATTTTACTGTTATTCTAGCTCCTAAGGAAGTATGCAGTAACAATACAAAACTTAAAATAAGGTtcaattagttaacattaaaggattagttcactttcaaattaaaatttcctgatgatttactcacccccatatcgTCCAAGATGTTcaggtctttctttcttcagtcgtaaagaaataaagtttttgatgaaaatattccaggatttttctccatatagtggacttcaatggagcccaaacagttattaaattagtttcagtgcaaaattagtttcagtgcagcttcaaagtgttctaCACGGTCCCAGACGATAAATatgggtcttatctagagaaaccatcgctcattttcttaaaaataaataaatatattatataagttttaaccataaatgctcatcttgaactagctctcttttttctatttgaattcaggcagtgtagatgctgctaagtgtattaccgccatccacaggtcaaagtttgtactaaattgtcatatacaatatgctagtgcaagtatattacaattagttcaaactttgacctgtggagggcagtaatacacttagcagtgtctacactgctggaattctaataggaattaaaatgtataaaattttaattttgtttttagaaaatgaggtttctctagataagacccgtATTTCTagtctgggatcgctgtaaactgtaatttcgaccttcaaccatttgggcttcattgaagtccactatatggagaaaaatcctggaatgttttcatcaaaaacattaatttctttcgactgaagaaagaaatacatgaacatcttggatgacatgggggtgagtaaattatcaggaaattttaattagaaagtgaactaatcctctaATGCAAACTATATTAAACACTGTATAAACACTCTATTAATCTACTACAAATCTGCTATTGTTCATTTCAGCATCTACTACATTTTGAACATCttaaaaaagtttaaagtttaTATTAAGAGTTTATTCTACTTTATTGtgaacaaacattaaaaattaacaaCACTTTTATTAGTAGAtgcaaaaattaacattctaacattataattatCATTACATTAAAGGTTAACCAATATTAATAAATGGTGCACAATTACTGCTCATGTTTAGTTTAATGATATCTATTGCTAACAAATTGACCCCtcttgtaaagtgttaccaaaaaaatcTCCTTTTGATTAATATGCAACCAGGCacaagcttaaagggttagttcacccaaaaataaaaattctgtcattatttactcacccccatgtcgttccaaacccataagactttcaatcaacttcaaaacacaaatgaagatatatttaataaaatctgagcgatttctgtctctccatagacagctgctcaactaccactttgatgcttcaaaatgttcataaagagatcagaaAACTAGTTCATATGAATTGAGCTAATTTTCATCATATAAAACGATCGTGTCTCCTCAGAAAATTTGTACTGAACCGCTCAAttaatatggattagttttacaatctctttatgaacattttaaagcatcaaagtggtagttatagctgtcaatggagggacagaaattcatttttggatgaactatccctttaaccatgaagttgaaacacaaaagaagatatttggcaAAATATCTTGGTGGGTTTTTCCATACAAAAAACTCAATGGGATTCAATGCTGTTTGGGATAAAAACAGCTGAAATATCTTCTTTAGCATTTTGCAGAAGTAACAAAGTCAAACAGGTTATGCAACAATGTAGGTgagaaaataatgacttaacttTCACTTTTTGATGAATTATCTCTTTAATGCCTGAACTGTTCATGTTTACAAATCCAGTAGGTCTGGTATCTGGTTCAGTATTCCATACAGGAGCAAACCGATGTCCTAAAAACCAGTTGCAGCAGTAATCGCAGAGAGAGTCTGTGTAGCCACTGTACGCAAGGCAAATGTTGGCACAGAGAGATCCATGAGGAGGAAGAGCTGGTGTTGGGGACTCTGCAGGCCATAACACTTACACTCATCAGTCACAAGGTAGCACTGCACAGGGACGTGGGTAAATCCCTGACAAAAATCCTCTGAGGTAGGTGAGGCTGGTGAGACTGATGTCTCCTGCGAAGTGAAATATCGGGTCATGGCAAATGTGTAAAAAAGGCGAAGTAGCTCCAAGCGCCTTCCTGATGAAAGAAGAGGCACAGCCTGCGCAGGAGCACCACCACGAACCCTAGGGCAGACGGTGACCGCGCGTCGAGATTCGCggttgatgagcagaagagccTGGACGTCCCAGCGAAGGCTCACAGACGGAGGAAGAGTGGAACGGTCGGCCTGCTCCATACAGATGCGTAGATTCTCCACCAAAGTGGACCAAAAACGACTAACAAGCTCATTCTCCGCCTTGTACAGAGAGGGTTTGGGGCCACAAAGGATGCACACGTGAACCCCAGGAAGCAGTTGGAAACTGAGCAAGCGAATAGCGACGGTGGGACTGCCTTGGGGCAGGAAGACCGGGTAGTCACATGACGATGCACCAGAAAGCGAGTGCACCAGGATTGAGAGCACAACAACTTCCTGGGAAGTCAGTCGAGACCACCATTTCTCCGTGGCCTGTGCCACACGGCCGTGCACTAGCAGGCAGCCAAATTCGCTCTCCGCCGCTTGGGCGAAGGAGTCTAGAGCTTCCTGAAGCAAGCCGGAGTTGGAGGAAAGCAAGCAGTCGGCACATTGTGTCAGATCTCCCATAAATCCCTGATCGTCATTGACGCGCTCCAAGAGCATGTCAATCAGGCGGTAGCAAGAGCGCAACTCTCGTTTTAACCGCTCCACGTTGCGTATGTTTGCCAACTCGTCCTGTCCCAGGATCATGACCATGCAGTTCCACACATTCTCCAGCAGGCGACGCAACTGCAGCTCACTGATGGCGGAGCCCCCGCTGCCACTCACCGCAATCAGCATCAGGCTCTCCTGAAAGACCCCCCAAACCACACGGCTGCCTCGATCTGTCTCACAGCTCGATAACTGAGCCCCATGTCCGGCACCAAACATATGGACACCGTTTAGGGAGCCGATGATGGAAAAGGGAAGCTGCTTGGTGGAGCCTCGTGAGAACAGTGGGACCCCACTGGAAGCTGTGATGCACAGCAGCTGGAGAGTCTCTGCTTGCAGCATAGTGAGTTCAGACTGAGCTGGAGAGTGTCTCTAAACACCAATCAGTGATGAAGACATCATATAAAGCCTTTAGGTGCACAAAGACACAAGAAATAAACACATGAGAACTTCAGTATCAAACATTCGAACACCTGCCTAGGGTAAGATGGGGAAAGATGCAAAAACAATGTGCGtttacttttaaattgtaacatatTTGGATAAAGATTTTGCATATGCATCAGCCAATGTGTTATTAAGGGATCTAAATagaaacatttgttattttAGTTGTCATTGCAAAAATTTGTAAAATTATTTACCCTACTACCTTGGGCAAGAATCCCCCCGGGGTAAACTTTTGCAGAATGTATAAATCACTTGTTTTAATATCATTCTCATTAATATTTACTgtagcttatatatatatatatatatatatatatatatatatatatatatatatatatatatatatatatatttatatatttatatcaaaGTGTCAAAGCTAATTGAGtgaaatccttcattctgaATTCATTGTGttgcttttatgacatatattcaatttaaatattcacagttatatacagttgcaagaaaaagtatgtgaaccacttgcagaatctgtgaaaatgttaacaattttaacaaaataagggagataatacaaaatgcatgttatttttatatagtactgtcctgagtaagatattttacataaaattttacagaaaaaaacatgatgcattaatagACGGGGAGTGAAAACAtttggaatttgaagatcaaggtaaatcgtatttaatttgtcttccgggaaacatgcaagtatattgtgttgcttccgaagggcagtactaaatgaaaaaaaaaaaaaaaaaaaaatgatattcaagcgaaataagaaaaatttggacctcttcatcctgttcacaagttttcaccccccgactcttaatgcatcgtgttttcttctggaacatcagtgaatgtttgaaccttttttaatagttttgtttgaatccctcagttgtcctcagtgtgaaaagatggatctcaaaatcatttagTCACTGttgtaaagggttcaaatatgcaaaagatgctggaaaactgaagaatttttgggacctggagatttttttctgaagaacagagttcagtttaactgtcgtagatcatcaggtaaccacccACACACAGTATTGCAAAATCAacggttcacatacttatgaatggggttattttaataaattcagctattttgtcttatatgtaaacatattgTATGTCAAATATTTTACTCAGGacaatactaaataaaaaatatcatgcattttgtgtgatctctcttattttgttaaaattttgcaCATTTCCACAGATTCTGatagtggttcacatactttttcttgcaactgtatatatatcagtacagtccaaaagtttggaaccactaagatttttaatgtttttaaaagaggttttgtctgctcaccaaggctacatttatttaattaaaaataccgtaaaaacagtaatattttgaaatattattacaatttaaaataactgttttctatttgaatatatttgacaaagtaatttattcctgtgatgcaaagctgaattttcagcatcattactccagtcttcagtgtcacatgatccttcagaaatcattctaatatgctgatctgctgctcaagaaacatttaatgtgtacaattgtacaaaatatttgtgtacaatattttttacaggattatttgatgaatagaaagttcaaaagaacagtgtttatctgaaatctaatcttttgtaacattataaatgtctttacttttgattgatttaatgcatccttgctgaataaaagtattcatttctttaatttcttttcaaaaaaataaaaataaaaattcttactgaccccaaacttttgaacggtagtgtataatgctacagaagctttgtatttcagataaatgctgttcttttgaactttctattcatcaaggaatcctgaaaaaaaaaaagtacacaactgttttcaacattgaaaataatcataaatgtttattgagcagcaaatcagaatattagaatgatttc
This region includes:
- the fuz gene encoding protein fuzzy homolog, which gives rise to MLQAETLQLLCITASSGVPLFSRGSTKQLPFSIIGSLNGVHMFGAGHGAQLSSCETDRGSRVVWGVFQESLMLIAVSGSGGSAISELQLRRLLENVWNCMVMILGQDELANIRNVERLKRELRSCYRLIDMLLERVNDDQGFMGDLTQCADCLLSSNSGLLQEALDSFAQAAESEFGCLLVHGRVAQATEKWWSRLTSQEVVVLSILVHSLSGASSCDYPVFLPQGSPTVAIRLLSFQLLPGVHVCILCGPKPSLYKAENELVSRFWSTLVENLRICMEQADRSTLPPSVSLRWDVQALLLINRESRRAVTVCPRVRGGAPAQAVPLLSSGRRLELLRLFYTFAMTRYFTSQETSVSPASPTSEDFCQGFTHVPVQCYLVTDECKCYGLQSPQHQLFLLMDLSVPTFALRTVATQTLSAITAATGF